One window of the Dehalococcoidia bacterium genome contains the following:
- a CDS encoding LLM class flavin-dependent oxidoreductase: MLDHVGMNPGFSHYTLAPEIQSLGFDSIWVSEHIVFHGPVLEAMTVLSYYAAAAPRLQLGTAVYLMPLRHATITAKTAATLDYISGGRLILGIGVGGEYPKEFEACGVPVKQRGGRTDEAIVVAKKLWSGERVTFEGKYFQLNDVRLQPLPVQPGGPPIWVAGRSDAAIRRAALLGDGYLPYLFTPERYRTSLQKVRETAAQAGREPEAIAAAHYLQYYIANSKEEARRAAADFMTDNYKQDFHPLVDRFLALGTPADCAEFIQRFVDAGARKLILIPASYPQGVPDQVRRAGEELLPLLRPGARRG, encoded by the coding sequence ATGCTCGACCATGTCGGCATGAATCCGGGGTTTTCGCACTACACCCTCGCGCCTGAAATCCAGTCGCTTGGGTTCGACTCGATTTGGGTGAGCGAACACATCGTCTTTCATGGTCCGGTGCTGGAAGCGATGACCGTGCTGAGCTACTACGCTGCGGCGGCGCCGCGCCTCCAGCTCGGCACGGCGGTCTATCTGATGCCGCTGCGCCACGCCACCATCACTGCGAAAACGGCCGCAACCCTCGACTATATCTCTGGCGGCCGGCTCATCCTCGGGATTGGGGTAGGCGGGGAATACCCGAAAGAGTTCGAGGCGTGCGGGGTGCCGGTCAAGCAGCGCGGCGGCCGCACTGATGAGGCGATCGTTGTTGCCAAGAAGCTCTGGTCGGGCGAGCGGGTCACCTTCGAGGGAAAATACTTCCAGCTGAACGATGTCCGGCTGCAGCCGCTGCCGGTCCAGCCTGGGGGGCCGCCGATTTGGGTAGCGGGGCGCTCCGACGCCGCCATCCGGCGCGCGGCGCTGCTCGGCGATGGCTATCTGCCCTATCTCTTTACTCCCGAGCGCTATCGGACGAGCCTGCAGAAGGTGCGGGAGACTGCAGCCCAGGCCGGGCGGGAGCCGGAGGCGATTGCGGCGGCGCACTATCTGCAGTACTACATCGCCAATAGCAAAGAAGAAGCGCGCCGTGCCGCCGCCGACTTCATGACGGACAACTACAAGCAGGACTTTCATCCGCTGGTCGACCGCTTTCTCGCTCTCGGCACGCCGGCCGATTGCGCTGAGTTCATCCAGCGGTTTGTCGATGCGGGGGCGCGCAAGCTGATCCTAATCCCGGCGAGCTACCCGCAGGGGGTGCCGGACCAAGTGCGGCGCGCCGGCGAGGAACTGCTGCCCCTTCTGCGGCCGGGTGCGCGCCGCGGCTGA
- a CDS encoding fused MFS/spermidine synthase, with protein MALHAERAAVRALRLPSVSRLGSVALTQGGALLFILVIALFFFASGASGLIYQVAWVRILSLIFGVTVQAVSAVLAGFMLGLAVGSYLAGRFSDRIKNPLVAYAFIEFGIGITGLATPWAFGLLRDAYPAIYRWSEGVAATLGTLGPLSLTAALLPDFIRLLLAFGILLIPTTLMGATLPVILRSTILNGSSLGCSVSLLYAINTAGAIFGAVAAGFVLIANSGVQGSIQTAAVINIAIGFASLLLAAIVNMLTSTRTTGLSQSAVFLAFGLSGFFALGYEVIWFRLLGIFFENITYSFTIMLAAVLFGIAVGSYVLGPVLGAFGRFINWWIIFALLQFAIGLCALLSVRVLGNLEAAIQTLQGWEWLQFITQYEDYRSIFAAVAAIAPAMFFSGMTFAVAATLYVGDREDAGRRVGTLYAANLVGSILGSAVAGFVLIPILSSQRSLFLLSTGSLLAGALVLWLAPRRSTHWGWKVGLTALGGFIFWGAVQTTPDLYENVLATKFPHQEILWYREGVENSVTVVRNPADKYVTLYTNSRGQARDEPALVEFHRLLGHMPMLVHPDPKRALIVGLGGGATAGAIAQYPGVQVDAVELSDAVIEAVRFFEHVNYAFFRLPNVTIRQADARNYLLLTTQRYDVVSGDAIRPNDAGSATLYSVEYYRLVASRLTENGVMAQWIPPFSDYQYRMILRTFLAAFPYATLWQSGDLIIGSNAPITIERARLQARFADPKLAAVLREAGIASPNDFLSRFNASADEVRARIGPGPIITDDRPYIEYFRSLPQDGPPDTTGYSRNVQPLLR; from the coding sequence GTGGCGCTACATGCCGAACGCGCTGCGGTACGGGCGCTTCGTCTGCCTTCCGTCTCCCGCCTCGGCAGCGTCGCGCTCACCCAGGGTGGAGCGCTGCTGTTCATTCTTGTTATCGCCCTGTTCTTCTTCGCCTCAGGCGCGAGCGGGCTGATTTATCAAGTTGCTTGGGTGCGCATTCTCAGCCTCATCTTCGGGGTGACGGTTCAAGCCGTCAGCGCCGTGCTCGCCGGCTTCATGCTCGGCCTCGCCGTTGGGAGCTATCTCGCCGGCCGCTTCTCCGACCGGATCAAGAACCCCCTCGTCGCCTACGCGTTCATCGAGTTCGGCATCGGCATCACCGGCCTCGCCACGCCGTGGGCATTCGGCCTCCTCCGCGATGCTTATCCCGCGATCTACCGGTGGAGCGAAGGCGTCGCGGCAACGCTCGGCACCCTCGGCCCGCTCAGCCTGACCGCAGCCCTGCTCCCCGACTTCATCCGGCTGCTCCTCGCCTTCGGCATCCTGCTCATTCCCACGACCCTGATGGGCGCGACGCTCCCCGTCATCCTCCGGTCGACCATCCTGAACGGCAGCTCGCTCGGCTGCAGCGTCAGCCTCCTCTATGCGATCAACACCGCCGGCGCGATCTTCGGCGCAGTCGCCGCGGGGTTTGTCCTGATTGCGAATTCGGGGGTGCAGGGGAGCATTCAGACCGCCGCGGTCATCAACATCGCCATCGGCTTTGCTTCTCTCCTCCTTGCCGCGATCGTCAACATGCTCACCTCAACCCGAACGACCGGGCTGAGCCAGTCGGCGGTCTTTCTCGCCTTCGGGCTTTCGGGGTTCTTCGCTCTCGGCTATGAGGTGATCTGGTTCCGGCTGCTCGGCATCTTCTTCGAGAACATCACCTACTCGTTCACCATCATGCTGGCAGCGGTCCTCTTCGGCATCGCGGTCGGCAGCTACGTCCTGGGACCGGTGCTCGGCGCATTCGGGCGCTTCATCAACTGGTGGATCATCTTCGCGCTGCTCCAGTTTGCAATCGGCCTCTGCGCTCTTCTCTCGGTGCGCGTGCTGGGCAACCTCGAGGCCGCGATCCAGACCCTACAGGGGTGGGAGTGGCTGCAATTCATCACTCAGTACGAAGACTATCGCTCGATCTTCGCGGCAGTCGCCGCGATCGCGCCGGCGATGTTCTTCTCCGGAATGACCTTCGCGGTGGCGGCGACGCTCTATGTCGGAGACCGCGAGGACGCCGGACGGCGCGTCGGGACGCTGTACGCCGCAAACTTGGTCGGCTCGATCCTCGGCTCGGCGGTCGCCGGCTTTGTCCTCATCCCCATCCTCTCCAGCCAACGCAGTCTGTTCCTCCTCTCGACGGGGTCGCTTCTCGCGGGAGCCCTCGTCCTCTGGCTTGCGCCCCGCCGCAGCACCCACTGGGGCTGGAAGGTCGGCCTGACTGCGCTCGGCGGGTTCATCTTCTGGGGGGCGGTGCAGACAACGCCGGACCTGTACGAGAACGTGCTCGCAACCAAATTCCCCCACCAAGAGATCCTGTGGTACCGCGAGGGGGTCGAGAACTCCGTTACTGTCGTTCGCAATCCCGCCGATAAGTACGTCACGCTGTACACGAACAGCCGCGGCCAAGCGCGTGATGAGCCGGCGTTGGTGGAATTTCACCGTCTGCTCGGCCATATGCCGATGCTCGTCCACCCCGATCCCAAGCGCGCGCTGATCGTCGGCCTCGGCGGCGGCGCGACAGCAGGGGCGATCGCCCAGTATCCCGGTGTTCAGGTCGATGCCGTCGAACTGTCCGACGCCGTTATCGAGGCCGTCCGGTTCTTCGAACATGTCAACTACGCGTTCTTCCGGCTGCCGAATGTCACCATCCGCCAAGCCGACGCCCGCAACTACCTGCTCCTCACCACCCAGCGCTACGATGTGGTCTCGGGCGACGCCATCCGCCCAAACGACGCCGGGTCAGCCACCCTCTACTCTGTCGAGTATTACCGCCTCGTCGCCAGCCGACTGACTGAGAACGGCGTCATGGCCCAGTGGATCCCGCCTTTCTCAGACTATCAGTATCGGATGATCCTGCGGACATTCCTCGCCGCTTTTCCGTACGCCACGCTCTGGCAAAGCGGAGACCTGATCATCGGCTCGAACGCGCCGATCACGATCGAGCGAGCGCGGCTCCAAGCGCGGTTCGCCGACCCGAAGCTTGCCGCTGTGCTGCGCGAAGCAGGCATCGCCAGTCCCAACGACTTCCTCAGCCGGTTCAACGCTTCGGCAGACGAGGTGCGCGCGCGGATCGGACCCGGCCCGATCATCACTGACGACCGGCCGTACATCGAGTATTTCCGCTCGCTCCCGCAAGACGGTCCGCCCGATACCACGGGCTACAGCCGCAACGTCCAGCCGCTCTTGCGCTAG
- the thrB gene encoding homoserine kinase produces the protein MTLTVRVPASSANLGPGFDCLGLALALYNEIRISAASIPHISITGEGEHDLRRDPSNLAYRCATIGYQLSGRAAPAFALELRNAIPLSRGLGSSSTAIVGGLLAGATLAGLRLSREELVTKAAEIEGHPDNVAPAVYGGCTVAVVANGVQVAPIPFPAGLRALVYVPTRRLPTAKARGVLPETVSRADAVFNLGRTALLVAALWADRRDLLPIACEDRLHQDARAALIPALPRVLAAAREAGARLVALSGAGPSILALVDERDEEVAAAMAAAAGSELPGRVLPLAIAREGVTVER, from the coding sequence ATGACCCTCACGGTTCGTGTGCCGGCCAGCAGCGCTAATCTCGGTCCCGGCTTCGACTGCCTGGGGCTTGCGCTCGCGCTCTATAACGAGATCCGCATCTCGGCCGCTTCCATTCCTCACATCAGCATTACCGGCGAAGGCGAACACGACCTGCGACGCGACCCCTCGAACCTCGCTTACCGCTGCGCGACGATCGGCTACCAGCTCTCCGGCCGGGCTGCGCCGGCCTTCGCTCTCGAACTGCGCAACGCGATCCCGCTCTCGCGCGGGCTGGGCAGCAGCAGTACGGCGATCGTCGGCGGGCTGCTCGCGGGTGCGACCCTCGCCGGCCTTCGGCTGTCGCGCGAGGAACTGGTGACCAAAGCGGCCGAGATCGAAGGCCATCCCGACAATGTCGCCCCCGCCGTCTACGGCGGCTGCACAGTCGCCGTCGTCGCCAACGGCGTCCAGGTGGCGCCCATCCCCTTTCCAGCGGGGCTGCGGGCGCTTGTGTATGTACCGACGCGGCGGCTGCCGACAGCGAAGGCACGAGGAGTGCTGCCCGAGACCGTTTCGCGCGCCGATGCCGTGTTCAATCTCGGCAGAACGGCGCTTCTCGTCGCGGCGCTCTGGGCCGACCGTCGCGATCTGCTGCCGATCGCGTGCGAAGACCGGCTGCATCAGGACGCCCGCGCCGCCTTGATCCCCGCGCTTCCCCGGGTGCTCGCCGCAGCGCGGGAGGCGGGGGCGCGTTTGGTCGCCCTCTCTGGTGCGGGACCGAGCATCCTCGCCCTCGTCGACGAGCGGGATGAGGAGGTTGCCGCCGCGATGGCGGCTGCGGCCGGCAGTGAGCTGCCGGGGCGAGTGCTGCCGCTCGCTATTGCCCGCGAGGGGGTGACGGTCGAGCGATGA
- a CDS encoding dienelactone hydrolase family protein, whose product MPSLNEYQRYLLEEFAEEYLQGRLDRRELLRRAVLVTGSVASAAAALSMLGCSPANAPAAGAGPSLAATPSPVPAQATRPPAATATPVVGPDATVTPTDPAVQAREVTYPGPAGPLIGYLARPTQPGTYPGVIVIHENQGLTAHIEEVTRRIAKVGFIALAPDLVSRAGGTKTVADPARIAAALSQTPADDLTADLLASLAFLKQQPGVQPAKFGVFGFCFGGGYTYRLALASSEIAAATPWYGPAPPLDQVPNLRGAIWAVYAGNDARINASLPDLEAAMRASNKRFSYEIYPNTAHAFHRTTDNPVHMEAAKDAWQKMVDFLTRELKS is encoded by the coding sequence GTGCCGTCGTTGAACGAATATCAGCGCTACCTCCTCGAGGAATTTGCCGAGGAGTATCTCCAGGGCCGACTCGACCGTCGGGAGCTTCTGCGCCGAGCGGTGCTCGTGACAGGGAGCGTGGCGAGCGCGGCGGCGGCGCTCTCCATGCTTGGCTGCTCGCCCGCGAACGCGCCAGCAGCAGGAGCGGGCCCCTCGCTCGCGGCGACCCCAAGCCCGGTGCCGGCGCAAGCGACCCGTCCCCCGGCAGCCACCGCCACGCCTGTCGTCGGTCCAGACGCGACGGTCACCCCCACCGACCCCGCGGTGCAAGCCCGCGAAGTGACCTATCCCGGTCCGGCCGGTCCCCTCATCGGCTATCTTGCTCGCCCCACTCAGCCGGGAACATATCCCGGCGTCATCGTCATTCATGAAAACCAAGGGCTGACGGCGCATATCGAGGAGGTAACGCGCCGAATCGCAAAAGTCGGCTTCATCGCGCTCGCGCCGGACCTCGTTTCGCGAGCGGGGGGCACCAAGACGGTCGCCGACCCTGCCCGCATTGCCGCCGCCCTCAGCCAAACGCCGGCCGACGACCTGACGGCCGACTTGCTGGCGAGTCTTGCCTTTCTCAAGCAGCAGCCGGGCGTGCAGCCGGCCAAGTTTGGCGTCTTTGGGTTCTGTTTCGGCGGCGGCTATACCTACCGGCTCGCGCTCGCCTCGTCCGAGATCGCGGCAGCGACGCCATGGTACGGCCCTGCGCCGCCGCTGGATCAAGTGCCAAACCTCCGCGGCGCGATTTGGGCGGTCTACGCCGGCAACGACGCTCGGATCAACGCGAGCTTGCCCGATCTCGAAGCGGCGATGCGGGCGAGCAACAAGCGGTTCAGCTATGAGATCTACCCCAACACGGCCCATGCGTTCCATCGGACGACCGACAATCCTGTGCACATGGAGGCGGCGAAGGACGCGTGGCAGAAGATGGTTGACTTCCTGACCCGCGAACTGAAGTCGTAG
- a CDS encoding MaoC/PaaZ C-terminal domain-containing protein produces the protein MAGAPPILYWEDLTIGDEFWSPARTLTEADLVWFCSWTGDWLPIHSDEEFAKQSEFGRRIFHGQAGYAVATGLVSRSGLHNGAIVVLEVTLRYKKPLFVGDTIRVRSIVQNKRETKKPDRGIVWYDVAIINQHNDVVTEGPWTFLVRRRPAS, from the coding sequence GTGGCAGGAGCGCCACCAATCCTGTATTGGGAAGATCTGACGATCGGCGACGAATTCTGGTCGCCGGCGCGCACGCTGACCGAGGCCGATCTCGTCTGGTTCTGCAGTTGGACGGGCGATTGGCTGCCGATCCACTCAGATGAAGAGTTCGCCAAGCAGTCTGAATTTGGGCGGCGGATCTTTCATGGGCAGGCCGGCTACGCTGTCGCGACGGGGCTCGTCTCCCGCTCGGGCCTTCACAATGGCGCGATTGTGGTCCTCGAGGTGACGCTTCGCTATAAGAAGCCGCTCTTTGTCGGCGACACGATCCGGGTGCGGAGCATCGTTCAGAACAAGCGCGAGACGAAGAAGCCCGACCGTGGCATCGTCTGGTATGACGTGGCGATCATCAACCAGCATAACGACGTCGTGACCGAAGGACCGTGGACTTTCCTCGTTCGCCGACGGCCAGCCTCGTGA
- a CDS encoding homoserine dehydrogenase, translating into MGVRKQLGIGLLGLGTVGSGVARILPTKGEALFSHLGASLIIRRVLVRDPAKPRPVRLDPALLTTNPADVLDDPEVDIVVEVIGGEDPALRFLERAIANGKHVVTANKEVIAKHGPELLRAAAAQGVAVKYEASVGGGIPIIAVFQHDLSANEIREIRAIINGTTNYILTKMAVDGSDFETALAEAQALGYAEPDPAADIDGHDAAYKLAILSSLGFHADIRPHQVFREGIRRLSARDFKYAADLGYAIKLLAIGRNTARGIEVRVHPTLIPRDQLLAKVDGVFNGIEVEGDLVGRLMLYGRGAGAEPTTSAVVADVVDLVQNLVRGVSPASTEPPRRPVVVIPMDHVSSRFYLRLIVADRAGVLAQIAREFGDHAISIASVIQVAADADAGTAELVVMTHRASESAMQQTVAAIARLPVVATVASFLRVEE; encoded by the coding sequence GTGGGCGTGCGGAAGCAACTTGGGATTGGGCTGCTCGGGCTCGGCACCGTTGGCAGCGGCGTCGCGCGTATCTTGCCGACAAAAGGCGAAGCGCTGTTCAGCCACCTCGGCGCTTCGCTGATCATCCGTCGCGTGCTCGTGCGCGACCCCGCAAAGCCGCGGCCGGTGCGCCTCGATCCCGCACTCCTCACCACGAACCCTGCCGACGTCCTCGACGATCCCGAAGTCGACATTGTGGTCGAGGTGATCGGCGGCGAAGACCCGGCCCTCCGCTTCCTCGAACGCGCAATCGCCAACGGCAAGCATGTCGTCACCGCGAACAAAGAGGTGATCGCCAAGCACGGCCCAGAACTGCTGCGCGCCGCCGCCGCCCAGGGAGTTGCAGTGAAATACGAGGCGAGCGTCGGCGGCGGCATTCCGATCATCGCGGTCTTCCAGCACGACCTGAGCGCGAACGAGATCCGCGAGATCCGGGCCATTATCAACGGGACGACCAACTACATCCTGACCAAGATGGCAGTCGACGGAAGCGACTTCGAGACGGCGCTCGCTGAGGCGCAGGCGCTCGGCTACGCCGAACCTGACCCCGCCGCCGATATCGACGGCCATGACGCGGCCTATAAGCTCGCCATTCTCAGCTCGCTCGGCTTCCATGCCGACATTCGGCCCCATCAGGTCTTTCGCGAAGGGATCCGCCGCCTCTCGGCGCGAGATTTCAAATATGCCGCCGACCTCGGGTACGCGATTAAGCTGCTGGCGATTGGGCGGAACACCGCGCGCGGCATCGAGGTGCGGGTACACCCGACCCTCATCCCGCGCGACCAGCTGCTCGCCAAAGTCGACGGCGTGTTCAACGGCATCGAGGTCGAAGGAGACCTCGTCGGACGGCTGATGTTGTACGGGCGCGGCGCAGGCGCGGAGCCGACGACGAGCGCGGTGGTCGCGGATGTGGTCGATCTCGTCCAAAATCTCGTGCGCGGCGTCTCGCCCGCCTCAACAGAGCCGCCGCGCCGCCCCGTTGTCGTCATCCCGATGGACCATGTCAGCTCCCGGTTCTACCTGCGGCTCATCGTCGCCGACCGGGCGGGTGTTCTCGCCCAGATCGCGCGCGAGTTCGGCGACCACGCTATCAGCATCGCCTCTGTCATCCAAGTCGCCGCCGACGCCGATGCAGGTACCGCCGAACTTGTCGTGATGACCCATCGCGCCAGCGAATCGGCAATGCAGCAGACGGTCGCTGCCATCGCCCGCCTTCCCGTCGTCGCAACGGTCGCCAGCTTTCTGCGCGTGGAGGAGTGA
- a CDS encoding antibiotic biosynthesis monooxygenase — MHGLHVQFIIKPGREEDFLEWKRREGELQRKAPGFIKRSMCRSLENPRVFYYTTWWRSAEEMHAFSQTPEFKRAQEETNVLTAAEERILTPVSEVFDERGERPDG; from the coding sequence ATGCACGGCCTGCACGTCCAATTCATCATCAAGCCCGGCAGAGAGGAAGACTTTCTCGAATGGAAGCGGCGCGAGGGGGAACTGCAGCGTAAAGCCCCTGGCTTCATCAAGCGCTCGATGTGCCGCAGCCTCGAGAACCCCCGTGTCTTCTACTACACGACGTGGTGGCGCTCCGCGGAGGAGATGCACGCGTTCAGCCAAACCCCAGAGTTCAAACGGGCGCAGGAAGAGACCAACGTCCTGACCGCCGCCGAGGAGCGGATCCTCACCCCGGTCAGCGAAGTGTTCGACGAGCGGGGCGAGCGGCCAGACGGCTAA
- a CDS encoding ribonuclease Z: protein MLDVALLGTGGMMPLPGRWLASAMVRAEGRVVLIDCGEGTQIAARQHGFSFRDIEAILITHYHADHTGGIAGVLLSMELADRREPVLIAGPPGLRRLLEAVTVFSGRLPFEVHSLELQEGASFDVGPLRISCQLGDHWAPCFAYRLDLPRAPRFLPERARELGIPVEQWKVLQGGEAIQLGSRVIAPEDVLGPPRRGLSVAYVTDTRPTERLPTFLREVDLLICEATFADPAQADRAVERKHMLFREAGALAAAAGARRLWLTHFSPALTDPERWIDEARREFEHVTVGYDGLRTTLAFD, encoded by the coding sequence ATGCTTGATGTCGCCTTGCTGGGCACGGGCGGCATGATGCCCTTACCTGGCCGTTGGCTTGCGAGCGCAATGGTGCGCGCTGAAGGGCGGGTCGTGTTGATCGACTGCGGCGAGGGCACGCAGATCGCGGCGCGGCAGCACGGCTTCAGCTTCCGAGATATCGAGGCGATCCTGATCACACACTACCACGCCGATCACACCGGCGGCATCGCCGGCGTCCTGCTGTCGATGGAGCTGGCCGATCGCCGCGAACCGGTGCTGATTGCCGGCCCCCCCGGGCTGCGCCGCCTGCTTGAGGCGGTGACCGTCTTCAGCGGGCGGCTGCCGTTCGAGGTGCACTCGCTCGAGCTGCAGGAAGGCGCCTCCTTTGATGTCGGGCCGTTGCGCATCTCCTGCCAGCTCGGTGACCATTGGGCGCCCTGTTTCGCCTATCGGCTCGACCTTCCCCGCGCGCCCCGCTTTCTCCCCGAGCGGGCGCGCGAACTGGGGATCCCAGTCGAGCAGTGGAAAGTGCTGCAGGGAGGCGAGGCGATTCAGCTCGGCAGCCGCGTCATCGCGCCCGAAGACGTGCTCGGCCCGCCTCGCCGCGGCCTGAGCGTGGCGTATGTCACCGACACCCGGCCGACCGAGCGGCTGCCGACGTTTCTGCGCGAGGTCGATCTGCTGATCTGCGAGGCGACGTTCGCAGACCCAGCGCAAGCCGACCGCGCGGTCGAACGGAAGCACATGCTCTTTCGCGAAGCAGGCGCGCTCGCCGCCGCCGCGGGCGCGCGTCGCCTCTGGCTGACCCACTTCAGCCCGGCGCTGACCGACCCCGAGCGCTGGATCGACGAAGCGCGCCGCGAGTTCGAACACGTGACGGTCGGCTACGACGGGCTGCGCACGACGCTCGCCTTCGATTGA